CTCGAACAACAGGTTGTACGCGAACGCCGCAGTGGCCGGAGGCGAGGAAGCCTGGCTCGGTCTCGAGCAGGCCAACCACCTGAACAGCCAGGGCCTGGTCACCGCGCTGAACTTTGTCGGCGGGTGGAAGCTGTGGGGCAACCGCACCGCCTGCTACCCCGACGTCACCGACCCCAAGGATGCGTTCGTCCCGATCCGCCGGTTCTTCAGCTGGCACGCGAACACGTTCATCCTGACCTACTTCCAGAAAGTGGACTGGCCGATCACCCGCCGGTTGATCCAGACGATCGTCGACAGCGAGAACATCCGCCTCAATGGATTCCGCGCCATGGAGATCATCCTGGGCGGCCGCATAGAGTTTCTGGAAGACGAAAACCCGGTCACCGACCTGATGGACGGCACGATCCGTTTCCACACGTACCTGACCCCGCCGTCTCCGGCGCGGGAAATCGTCAATACCCTGGAGTACGACCCCGCGTATCTCCAAAACCTGTTCTCGTAAGAGGTGACCATGCCCAATGTGAACAAGATCCCCGAGAAGACCATCGCCTTCAACGTCTACAGGGACGGGGCCGTGCTGATGGGGGTGGCCACGGTCGAGTTGCCGCAGCTGTCGGCCATGACCGAGACCCTGACCGGCGCAGGAATCGCCGGCGAAATAGACAGCCCCACCCTGGGGCAATTCCAGGCAATGACCGCGAAACTCGCCTTCCGGACCAAGACGGCGAACTTCGTCAGGCTCCAGGCGCCCGAGAGCCACCACCTCGATCTGCGCGCCGCCGTGCAGCATCACGACGGCGGCACCGGCAAGATCGAGGCCACTCCCGAGCGGATCGTGCTGCGCGGTATGACCAAGAGCGCGTCCTTCGGCAAATTCGAGACGGGCAAGCCGCAGGACTCCGAGATCGAGCTCGAGATCACCTACCTGAAGCTGGTCCAGGACGGTCAGGACGTCCTCGAGCTCGACAAGCTGAACTACATCTTCATGGTCGACGGCGCCGACTATCTGGCCGATGTGCGCGCCGCGCTCGGCAAGGAGGCCTAACCCATGGCGAAGAACAAAAGGATCACAACGATAGAGCTGTCGGAACCCATCACCGTAGGCGACAAGGAAGTGTCGCAGCTCACCATGCGGCGCTGCCTGGTGCGTGACCGTATCGAGGCGCAGCGGGCTGCAGGACCGGACGCCACCCCCGGAGAAGTGGAGGTGACTCTGTTCGGGCTGCTTTGCGATATCCCGTCCGAGGATCTGCTGGATATGCCTGACGGCGATTATGAGTTGCTTGTGGAGGCATATCTTTTTTTGAAAGCGAGCCCCCGCCAGGCTCCCAGGCAGGAGGGGGAATCGCAGAGCTGAGGCGGGCAGTGTTGTTGCTGAGTCGATTCTCGGGCTGGCCGCTGTCCGAAATCGAACGGCTCGAACAGGCGGAAATGCTGGATTGGTTGGCTGAGGCGGCGAAGATCGAGGAGCAGCTGGGACCCAGGATGTGACGGTGCAACGGAGCGACAATGGCAGGGCGTAAACTCGGCGTAAGCATGGAAATCGGAGCCTCCCTCGGGTCGACATTCAAGTCGACCTTCGGGAAGGCCGAAGCCAGCATTAAGGAGCTCGGCTCTTCGATCAGAGAGATGGAGTCTGAGCCGACTCATAAGCTGATGCGGAGCTTTTACAAGCTCCGGGACAGGGTCCGTTCTTCCAGGCGTGAGCTCGCCGCAGCGGAAAAGGATCTGGCCGGGCTCAAGCAACAGGCCGAGGCCGCAGGCGGGGCCAAGGGGTTTCTTGCGTATCGGATTGAAAAGGCCGAGGGAAAGGTCAAAAGCCTGCAGTCTTCCGTCAAGAGCTCCACCAGGCAGTTTCTTGATCACAAGGTCAAGATTTCTGAGACAGGTCGAGGCCTTGGCGACCTGTCCGCAGATTACAGACGTCTGACAGGAGAGATACAGCGCGCGCAAAACGCGCAAGAATCTTTATCAAAAATTCAGGCGCGCCATCAATCGGTCCTTGAAAAGCGGGCAAGCCTGCGGGGGCAGATGTTCGACATGGTTGCGCTCGGGGCTGCCGCTGCGGCCCCTGTGATGCATGCAATGCGCATGGAGCAAGCACAGGTCCGCCTGAAAACAGTGTTGAACGCTGACGACCAAAACAAAGCTCTCACCGAAGCAAAAGCAGAAGCTCGAAATCTGGCAAAGAATGGCCTGGTCGGCCTGGGTGAAGCGTATGACATTCAATACGCACTCAATTCCGCAGGGCTCGATGCCGCCGCAGCGCGTAGTGCAAGCCAGGTTGTTGCCAAGGTCGCCAAAGTCACGAATGGCGTTCCTGAAAATGTGGGCGAGGTTATTGCGACCACCTACAACAACCTCGGGGAAAGCCTGGAAGGCTCGACCCGCGAAAGGCTGGGACGCATAGGAGACTTGCTGACAAAGGCGCAACTGAAGTTTCAAATCAGGGACTTCGGACAGCTTGGAAACTCGATGAAGGAAGGTGCGGCTGGGCTTGCATCCTACAATGTAG
This is a stretch of genomic DNA from Oceanidesulfovibrio indonesiensis. It encodes these proteins:
- a CDS encoding phage major tail tube protein, which encodes MPNVNKIPEKTIAFNVYRDGAVLMGVATVELPQLSAMTETLTGAGIAGEIDSPTLGQFQAMTAKLAFRTKTANFVRLQAPESHHLDLRAAVQHHDGGTGKIEATPERIVLRGMTKSASFGKFETGKPQDSEIELEITYLKLVQDGQDVLELDKLNYIFMVDGADYLADVRAALGKEA
- a CDS encoding phage tail assembly protein encodes the protein MAKNKRITTIELSEPITVGDKEVSQLTMRRCLVRDRIEAQRAAGPDATPGEVEVTLFGLLCDIPSEDLLDMPDGDYELLVEAYLFLKASPRQAPRQEGESQS